The following DNA comes from Microbacterium foliorum.
GTTTGAGCACACCCTGGCGGTGGATGATCGGGGCTGTGCGCAGCAGCGCCACTCTCGTCTGCTCCCCCGCGCGCAGTGCCTCCTGCTCCCAGCGCACGCAGAGCTGCGCGAGGAACGTGTCGCCGGCGAGCGACGCCTCGGTCAGGATCTCGCCGGGTGCCGAGCCGTAGTAGCCGACGGCGGATGCGGAGATGAGGGACGGAGCATCGTCGCGCAGCATGCGCACCGCTGTCGCGAGGGTGCGAGTGGTCGTCAGCCGGGACTCGACGAGTTCACGGCGATAGCGCGGGGTCCAGGGCAGGCGGCCCACGCTCGCCCCGCCCAGAGCGACCACGGCATCAGCCCCCGCCAGCACGTCGGGGTCGAGTTCGCGTTCGCCCGGAGTCCACTGCACCTCGGAGGCGTCATGTGGGGCGCGACGCACGAGGGTCGTCACCTCGACGCCGTCTGCGCGCAGGGACGACGCGAGGGCCGTGCCGATCAGACCCGATGCGCCACTGATCACGATCCGCTGCGGCATGATGACTCCCTCTGTCCGTCCACCGGACTCGTTCTTCTCCGCGAGTCTGTCAC
Coding sequences within:
- a CDS encoding TIGR01777 family oxidoreductase, with protein sequence MPQRIVISGASGLIGTALASSLRADGVEVTTLVRRAPHDASEVQWTPGERELDPDVLAGADAVVALGGASVGRLPWTPRYRRELVESRLTTTRTLATAVRMLRDDAPSLISASAVGYYGSAPGEILTEASLAGDTFLAQLCVRWEQEALRAGEQTRVALLRTAPIIHRQGVLKPLIQLTRFGVAGPIGPGTQIWPWISLEDEVRGIRHVIDQRLEGPVNFTGPTRASANDIGRALAQRMRRPFWIPAPTWALRLALSRAAADSLLVSDADVRPAALEESGFEFSHKTAKQAVDAAI